CATGCCCGGGACTGCATCAGCCGGGCCGTGGATCTGGTCTCCGGCAATCATGTGGCCGGCACCTTCCTGTGCCAGGGCCGTATCGACCCGGCCGTCGTGGAGATGATGATAAAAACGGCCTCCCATGTCCACCCCATGACCCCGGAAAGGATGGCCAACATCAAAGCGGCGGAATCTCACCCGAATGACCCGGACCTGGAAATGGCAAAAGCCGCTTTTCGGGAGATGATCCATGACATTGAACCAAAAGTGACTTCATGAGGGGCCATGACCGATACAGAGATTCAAGCTGTTGGACCGTCCCCAGCGGGGTACCATCTGCACGGTCTCCCCCGGACCATACACCCTATGCCATTCAAGTCACACCGTACTGGGACGGCGGGGATATCTGGTTCATGATCAACCCCCCGGGGTCTGACCCGGCGCAATCTTGAACAGAACCCCAATGTCCTGGTGAAGCTGACCCTGGCGGGCTTGCTGACGATCGGTCTTGGCGGGATACTCTTTTTGTTTTTTCAAAAACAAAGCTGTTTCAACCCGGGTTTTCCACATCGCCGCCGCTGAAACCGTCTCCTTGACACCCATCCCTTCCTGTTTTGCGTGCGGTATTCCCGGGGTGTCATCGTTGGCGGGAACGCTCCTCATGTCATATTTTTTTCAATATTTTTTCAATGACATCGACAAAGGTTTTCTGTTCAGATGCGGTGAGCCCGGATACGATTTTGCGGGTCATTTTCAGGTGAAACTCATGGTGCTCCCTGAAACAGGCTTCCCCTTCAGGGGTGAGTTCGATGAGAAAGGCGCGCCGGTCCGTTTGGTGGGGGGTGCGCCGGAGCAGGTGTTTTTTTTCCAGCCGGTCCACGGCCACAGACAGGGTGCCGGTGGTGATCCCGATTTTTTCAGCCAGGTCCTTCATTTTGATGGCGCCGCTGTGCCCCACCATCTCAATGGTATGGGCCTGTGCCGTGGTCAATCCAGAATCCCGCACCACCGATTCCTCCCAGGAGGACAGACGTTCATAAAACTCCACAATTTGTTTTGACAACCGAGTCAGTTCCATGGAAGCTGCCATCTGTCCTGTCATGGGATCCATCCATCTACGAGGTTCGAGGTTGAACGCTTATCATCTGATTACATATCACACCCGGGAGACAAAGAAAAACTATTATATAGTTTGTACATCAAATATATTGTATATCAAATATATTGACAGCCAAACTTTTTTTCTCTATATTGCCCGGCAGAAAATATGAACCAGAAATGATGGAGGAAACCATGATCGGAAGATATGCCAATTTAACTGTATACAGACAGATTTTCACTTCAGATGATTTTATGAAAGTGGCCCTGGGGGCGGGATTGATACCGGCAGCCCTGCTGGTCCCCCCCATGGGCGTGCCGGTGTTGCCGGAGATCTCTTTGACCAACCTGTTCCTGGTGGTATCGATCCTGATCAACGGCCTGCCCATTGTCATGGAAGCGATCCGGGGGGTGGCCGGCAAACGGGTGAATGTGGATGAACTGGTGAGCATTGCCGTGGTGGCCTGTGTGCTCACCGGCAATTTTCTGGAGGCAGCGGTGGTTTCGGCCATCATGAAGGCCGGGGCCATGGTGGAGGAGGCGGTGAGCGACAGTGCCCGCCATGCCATCCGGAAACTGGTGGAACTGACCCCGGACACCGCCGTGGTCCGGCGCCGGGGACAGGAAGAAACCGTACCGGTGTCCGGGATCCGGTCCGGGGACTTGCTGGTGGTCCGCCAGGGACAGGTGATCCCCGTGGACGGGGTGGTAGTGACCGGGGCCGCTGCCGTGGATCAGGCTGCCATTACCGGGGAATCGGTTCCCGTGGCCCGGCAGAAAGGGAATGTGGTCCACGGGGGCACGGTCTGTGTAGATGGATTCCTGGAAATTCAGGCCACCCGGGTGGGAGAAGACACCACCATGGGCAAAATCATCGGGATGGTCACAGCGGCCGAACAATCCAAAACCCGCAGTACCCGGATTGTGGACCGGTATGCGGCCTGGTTCACGCCGGTGATTCTGTCGGCGGCCCTGGGGACCTTTCTGGTGACACAGGATGTGACCCGGGCCATCACCGTGCTGATTGTGGGATGCCCCTGCGCCTTTCTTCTGGCCGGGCCCGTGACAACGGTGGGAGCCATCAGCCGGGCCGCCCGGGCCGGGATCCTGGTGAAAGGGGGACAGTACCTGGAAAACCTGGCCCGGGCCACCGCGATCTGTTTTGACAAGACCGGCACCATCACCACAGGAAATCCCCGGGTGGTGAAGACCATGTGTGAACCGGATCAGGATGAATGCGAGATGCTGGCCCTGGCTGCGGCCGTGGAAAAAAAGAGTCTGCATCCCCTGGCCCGGGCCATTGTGGATCAAGCGAGGACCTCGGGGTGTGCCGGTTTCACAGCTGAAGAGATCCGGTCCGAGCCGGGCAAAGGCATCACCGGCCGGGTGGGGACAAAGACCATTGAAATCATGTCCACCAGCCGGTTCAGGAACCAGGGGGTCACGGCGGTCTCTGTGACATCGGACGGCCGAATCCTGGGATTTATCTGCCTGGAAGACCCGGCCCGGGATCATGCATCCGCAGCCATTGATGCGATCCGAAAAACCGGCATCACCGACATCACCCTTCTGTCCGGGGACCAGGAAGGGCCGGTGGAAAAAATCGCCGGAACCGTGGGCATTCCCCGGTGGAAAGCGGCCCAGTCCCCTGAAGACAAACTCAATTACCTGAAACAGCACAAAACCGGCCGGCTGATTTATGTGGGGGACGGGGTGAATGACGCACCGGCCCTGAAAACCGCGGACATTGGTATCGCCATGGGATTCTGCGGATCCGATATCGCCCTGGAAACGGCGGATATGGTGCTGTTGAACGATGATCTGACCCGGCTGCCGTTTCTGATCCAGTTGAGCCGCCGCATGACCACGGTGATCAAAATCAACATCGCCTTAAGTTTTGCCCTGAACTTTGCGGCAGTGGCTGCCGGGGCCGCCGGGCTGCTCACTCCGATGTGGGGGGCGGTGATGCACAATGCCGGATCGATCCTGGTGGTGGCCCTGGCCGCATCGCTGAGGATGTTTCAGGCAGGTGCTTCAGGCGTGACAGTCCGCTGAATGTCAGGAGCAGTACAATCCGTTTCATGCGAAAACCGGACATCACTGCTGCAAAGCCTCTTTAAAAAAATATAAAAAAACACCTTGACAAACAATCCATGTCATGAAATATATGGCCATTATTTTTGTTAGCCTTACTTAACATTTAATACTTATACTAAAATTGTATCAATTAAAACACTATAGATTGGTATCATAACTTTATCAGGAATAAAATCATGACTTTGGACCAACTCACACCGGGAAACAGTTGCACCATCACCGGGCTGTCCGCAGCCAACATACTGGGACAGCGTCTTCTGGACATGGGAATCTTTCCGGGCCTGACATTGCGGGTGATCCGCAACGCCCCTCTCGAAGACCCCATGCAGGTGGAGATCGAGGGATATTCCATCAGCCTGCGCCATGAAGAGGCCCGGTTCGTCGAGGTAGAGGCAGATGGGAACCGATAAGATCATCGTGGCCCTGGCGGGCCAGCCCAACTGCGGCAAATCCACGGTGTTCAACGCCCTGACCGGGGCCCGCCAGCATGTGGCCAACTACCCCGGGGTGACCGTGGAAAAGATGACCGGATGGTACCGGTACGGGGACGTCCGGGTGACGGTGGTGGACCTGCCGGGCACCTACAGCCTGACCTCCTATTCCCCGGAAGAGCGGGTGACCCGGGATTTCATCCTTCACCAGGCCCCGTCCGTGGTGGTCAATACCATGGACGCATCCAACCTCAAGCGCTGCCTGTACCTCACCTTTCAGCTGATGGAAATGGAGATCCCGGTGATCCTGAACCTGAACATGATGGATGTGGCCCAAAACCGGGGCATGACCATCGACACCACGGCCCTGTCCCGAAGCCTGGGAGTTCCTGTGGTACCCACCGCCATCACCAGGGGCAAAGGCAAAACCGATCTCCAGGCAGCGATTCTGGAAATCGCCGGACAGGGGCTTTCCAGCGTACCGGCCCGGGTGGATTACCGGGAAATGACACCTTACATCTCTTCTGTCCAGGAGCGGGTGACCGCCCTCACCGACCTGGGGGACCGGTATCCGGTGCGGTGGCTGGCCATCAAGCTCATGGAAGGGGATGAGGCGGTGCGGGAGCTGATCCGGGAAAAAACCGACCAATACGCCCAGCTGCTGCTGGAGGTGGACAAATTCAGGCAACAGTTCAAGGCGGCCATGGATACGGTCCCGGACATGCATGTGGCCACCTGCCGGTACCGGGCTGCCGAAGGGATTGCCCGGCCCTGTGTCACCCAGTCCGAACGGGCACGAAAAACTCTGTCCGACCGCATCGATGCCCTGGTCTGCCACAAGCTGGCCGGGCCGGTGTTCATGGTGGGCGTGTTGTGGACTCTGTACTATCTGTCCATTGTGCAGGGTTACCAGATCACCAACTATACCTGGCCTTTGCTGGCAGGGTTCCGGAACCTGGTGTCGGACATCCTTCCGGTATCCGGGTTCATCGATGTCCCCCTGACCCGGGCCTTTTTCCTGTGGCTGGTGGATTCGGTGAACGCCCTGCTCAACTATATCCCCATCTTTTTCATCCTGTTCGCCTGCATTGCCTTTCTGGAGGACAGCGGGTACATGCCCAGAATGGCGTTCATCATGGACCGGCTCTTCAGCCGCTACGGGCTGCACGGCCAGTCCACCCTGCCCATGGTGCTGGGAGGGATATATGTAGGCGGCTGTGCCGTCCCCGGGGTAATGTCCTGCAAAGGTATCCCGGACGAACGGTCCCGCCTGGCCACCATTCTGATCATCCCCATGCTCAACTGCCTGGCCAAGGTGCCCCTGTATGTCCTGCTCATCAATATCTACTTTGCCCCGCACAAGGGATGGGCCATGTTCTTCATCTCCACCATCAGCATGCTGATGGTGCTGCCGGTGTCCAAACTGCTCACCCTGACCGTGCTCAAGGACAAGGAGACCGCCCCGTTCGTCATGGAGATGCCGCCCTATCACCTGCCCACCGTCCGGGGGGTGCTGGGACGGGCTTTGGAACGGGTGTGGCTGTTCATCCGGAAAATCACCACCATTGTGGTGGCCCTGGCCGTGGTGATTTTCGTACTGCTCCAGTTTCCCGGCATCGGCCCGGATCGCATGGCCCAGTATGAAACACGCAAACATGCCGCCGTCCGCTCTTTTTATGAAGAGATCACCGGCACCGGGTATGAAGCGGACCTGGCTGACAACCGCCTCATGGCCATGATCCATTTCTGGGAAAACTTTCGGAACAAAAAGATGCGTGTCAAAAGTCCGGAAGCAGCCCAGGCCATCGACACGGAATTCGAGGCGGACAATGCCCGGTTTTTCTCCCTGGTAAAGCCCGGCAGGGACCGGGAAGCCAAACAGGTGAACCGTGCCCTGAAAACCCTGATCCGGGAGCGGAGCCAGCTGCTCCAGGAAATGCGGGCCGAACGGATCAACAACAGTTTTCTGGGTTATGCGGGCAAGGCCCTGGTGCCTCTGACCCAGTGGGCCGGATTCAACTGGCGGGTGAACGTGGCCCTGCTGGGGGCCTTTGCCGCCAAGGAAAGCGCCGTGGCCACACTGGGGGCCCTGTATGAACAAGGGGATGCCAGTGAATCCCTGGAAAGCCGCATGGCCCGGGGAGAACAGGATTTCACCCCGCTCCATGCCCTGGCATTGATGATGTTCATGGTGCTGTATCCCCCGTGTCTGGCCACCGCCATTGCGGTGAAACTCCAGTCCGGTTCCGTCAAATGGATGCTTTT
Above is a window of Desulfotignum balticum DSM 7044 DNA encoding:
- a CDS encoding flavodoxin family protein, with product MKSLVVYSSRTGNTRKVANAVFDSLPGDREIFPVEQAPPANGYDFVAIGFWVDKGRPDDKAASYIQTVQGATVGLFGTLGANPDSPHARDCISRAVDLVSGNHVAGTFLCQGRIDPAVVEMMIKTASHVHPMTPERMANIKAAESHPNDPDLEMAKAAFREMIHDIEPKVTS
- a CDS encoding MarR family winged helix-turn-helix transcriptional regulator encodes the protein MTGQMAASMELTRLSKQIVEFYERLSSWEESVVRDSGLTTAQAHTIEMVGHSGAIKMKDLAEKIGITTGTLSVAVDRLEKKHLLRRTPHQTDRRAFLIELTPEGEACFREHHEFHLKMTRKIVSGLTASEQKTFVDVIEKILKKI
- a CDS encoding heavy metal translocating P-type ATPase, producing MIGRYANLTVYRQIFTSDDFMKVALGAGLIPAALLVPPMGVPVLPEISLTNLFLVVSILINGLPIVMEAIRGVAGKRVNVDELVSIAVVACVLTGNFLEAAVVSAIMKAGAMVEEAVSDSARHAIRKLVELTPDTAVVRRRGQEETVPVSGIRSGDLLVVRQGQVIPVDGVVVTGAAAVDQAAITGESVPVARQKGNVVHGGTVCVDGFLEIQATRVGEDTTMGKIIGMVTAAEQSKTRSTRIVDRYAAWFTPVILSAALGTFLVTQDVTRAITVLIVGCPCAFLLAGPVTTVGAISRAARAGILVKGGQYLENLARATAICFDKTGTITTGNPRVVKTMCEPDQDECEMLALAAAVEKKSLHPLARAIVDQARTSGCAGFTAEEIRSEPGKGITGRVGTKTIEIMSTSRFRNQGVTAVSVTSDGRILGFICLEDPARDHASAAIDAIRKTGITDITLLSGDQEGPVEKIAGTVGIPRWKAAQSPEDKLNYLKQHKTGRLIYVGDGVNDAPALKTADIGIAMGFCGSDIALETADMVLLNDDLTRLPFLIQLSRRMTTVIKINIALSFALNFAAVAAGAAGLLTPMWGAVMHNAGSILVVALAASLRMFQAGASGVTVR
- a CDS encoding FeoA family protein, which codes for MTLDQLTPGNSCTITGLSAANILGQRLLDMGIFPGLTLRVIRNAPLEDPMQVEIEGYSISLRHEEARFVEVEADGNR
- the feoB gene encoding ferrous iron transport protein B, with amino-acid sequence MGTDKIIVALAGQPNCGKSTVFNALTGARQHVANYPGVTVEKMTGWYRYGDVRVTVVDLPGTYSLTSYSPEERVTRDFILHQAPSVVVNTMDASNLKRCLYLTFQLMEMEIPVILNLNMMDVAQNRGMTIDTTALSRSLGVPVVPTAITRGKGKTDLQAAILEIAGQGLSSVPARVDYREMTPYISSVQERVTALTDLGDRYPVRWLAIKLMEGDEAVRELIREKTDQYAQLLLEVDKFRQQFKAAMDTVPDMHVATCRYRAAEGIARPCVTQSERARKTLSDRIDALVCHKLAGPVFMVGVLWTLYYLSIVQGYQITNYTWPLLAGFRNLVSDILPVSGFIDVPLTRAFFLWLVDSVNALLNYIPIFFILFACIAFLEDSGYMPRMAFIMDRLFSRYGLHGQSTLPMVLGGIYVGGCAVPGVMSCKGIPDERSRLATILIIPMLNCLAKVPLYVLLINIYFAPHKGWAMFFISTISMLMVLPVSKLLTLTVLKDKETAPFVMEMPPYHLPTVRGVLGRALERVWLFIRKITTIVVALAVVIFVLLQFPGIGPDRMAQYETRKHAAVRSFYEEITGTGYEADLADNRLMAMIHFWENFRNKKMRVKSPEAAQAIDTEFEADNARFFSLVKPGRDREAKQVNRALKTLIRERSQLLQEMRAERINNSFLGYAGKALVPLTQWAGFNWRVNVALLGAFAAKESAVATLGALYEQGDASESLESRMARGEQDFTPLHALALMMFMVLYPPCLATAIAVKLQSGSVKWMLFAMGYPMLLGLVVASLIFTGGSLLGLSGLQAMAAFYLLALAITIAAGFITPARSGAT